The genomic region TGCGCGGCCTCCGGCACGTCGTCGAACCCGACCACACTGAGGTCGACGGGCACGCGAACGCCGTGTTCGGAGGCGGCATGGATGAGGCCGAGCGCCATCTGATCGTTGGAGCAGAACACGGCGGTCGCGCCCTGTCCGTGCAGCTCCTGGTAGGCGAGGTATCCGGATTCGGCGGTCCAATCGCCTGGCACGACGGCGAGCGGCGCGAGGCCCGCTGAGGTGAGCGTCTCGGTGAAGCCGCGGGCGCGGGCATCCGCCTCGACCCAGTCGGCGGGACCGGTGACAACGGCCAGCCGCGTGTGGCCAAGCGCGAGCAGGTGGCGCGTGGCGATCGAGGCACCGAGGTGGTTGTCGACCGACATGCCGATGTCGGCGGGCACCCGGTCGGACTGCAGCACCGCGATCGGCAGGGGAGAGCGGATCGAGGCGATGACATCGGCGGTGCGCGCCTGCGGCGCCAGCACGACGATGCCCTCGACCCCCTCGTCGATGAGGTGCTCGATGGCGTCGCGCAGCGAGTCCTCGTCGAGGGTTCGCGGGCTCGCCAACAGCGTCGCGTATCCACGCTCGCGTGCCGCGTCTTCGAACGCGCTGATGATGCTCGTCGGGCCGTAGTACGAGCCCTGCACGCTGGCGACCACGCCGACGGTCTGGCTTCGACTCATCGCCAGCCGTCGTGCCGCCCGGTTGGGGCGGAAGTTCAGCTCGGTCATGGCGTTGAGCACGCGCTGCCGCGTCTCCGGGCGGATGTTCGGGTGATCGTTCAGCACGCGCGACACCGTCTGATACGACACGTCGGCCACCCGCGCGACATCGCGGATGCTCGGTGGTCGGTCGGATTCGGTGCGCGCGGCCATAGCAGAGAGAGTACTCGACAACTGAATGTGACCGGTTCGCACACTTTGATAACGGTTGAATAACGCACTGTTGCGCGCATCCTTCTGCTCATTAGGCTCTGTGCGAAACGGTCACATCCATGATGTCTTGTGAACGGTTCGCCCCCGCGAAAACAACGAAGGAGTTGCAATGCACCGAAAGTCAGGACGGCGTCTGCTCGGCGTCGCCGTACTCGCCGTCGGCACCGCCATGGTCGTCGCAGGCTGCACCAGCACCGCAACGGGATCGTCAGGAGGGAGCACCTCCAGCAGCGGCGCGAACGCCAGCGGTGCCTCCCAGATCAAGGGTTCGTCGTCGTTCAACGACGCCAAGCTCGACGAGCTGACGAAGAAGATCCAAGACCAACTCGGCAGCAAGGACCTTTCCTCGGTGAAGATCGCCATGGTCACCAACGGCAACTCGTCGTACTGGAACGAGGCGAAGGCCGGCTGGAACGCCGCCATGACGTGGCTCAAGGGCAAGGGAGCGAGCGGTCAGTTCGAGGAGCCGACGCAGTCCACCGCCAGCGCTCAGGTCTCCCTGCTCGAGACCCTGACGACGCAGGGCTACAGCGGCTGGGGAGTCTCGGCCGTCACGGCCCAGTCGCTGACCACGCCCATCGACCAGGCCGTCGGCAAGGGTCTGAACGTCATCGCGTTCGACTCGCCGCTGCCAGGCACGAAGGCCGAGTTCTACATCGGCACGCCGAACACCGATGCCGGGTGCAACGCGGGCAAGGCCATGACCCAGGCCATCGGCTCCGGCGACGTGGTCGCGATCAGCGGCTCGCTCACCGCGGCCAACACCCAGCAGCGCGTCGCCGGGTTCAAGAAGTGCATGGGCAGCAAGGTCAAGGTCGTCCAGGTGCTCAACGACAACCAGGATGTCTCGACGGCGGTCTCCTCCATCCAGGCGGCCATCCAGGCCAACCCCGACATCAAGGGCGTCTACGGCGTGTACTCCTACGACGGGGGTGCGGCAGGACAGGCGGTGCGCGCCGCCAACAAGGTGGGCAAGATCACGATCGTCGCCGATGACGGCGAGGCCGACACCGTGGCCGACGTCAAGAGCGGGCTGATCGCGGCATCCATTCTGCAGCGGCCCTACTACCAGGGCTACATGCTCGCCTACGCGCTGGCCGCCGACAAGGCGCTCGGACACGACGCGACCATGTCGTTGTTCCAGCCGTACTTCGCCTCGTCGGGCACCCTGAGCACGGGCGTCGGCGTCATGACCAAGGCGAACGAGTCGGACTTCTCCGACTTCTGGTCGAAGATCGGGCTGAAGTCGCAGTGACGCTCGACTCAACGGTGGCGCAGGGGGGCACGATCTCCCTGCGCCACGTCGCAAAGACGTACGGGGAGACCACGGTGCTCTCCCTCGACGAGCTCGACTTCCACTTCGGCGAAGTCGTCGGCCTGGTCGGCGAGAACGGAGCGGGCAAGTCCACTCTGCTCGGCGTGCTCTCCGGAATGGTCGAGCCGGATGCCGGCAGCGAGGTGATCATCGGCGACGAGTCCCTGCGGTTCGGCTCGCCTTCCGCCAGCCGTTCGGCCGGAGTCGCGATGGTCTCCCAGGAGTTCCCGCTCGTGGACCAGCTGAGCGTGATGGAGAACCTCACGCTGGGCATCCGTCCGCCCGACGCTCGCAGGTTCGGGTACGACAGCAAAGCTGTGGCTCGCGAGGCCCGACGGATGCTCGATGGCATCGGCCTGACGATCTCACCCGCCGCCATGGTCTCGTCGCTGTCGGTTCCAGCGCGTCAGATGCTCGAGATCGCCAAGGCCGTCGGGCGCCCCTCGCGTCTGCTCATCCTCGACGAACCCACCTCGGCGCTCGGACCCATCGAGGCCGACAAGGTGATCGACATCGCACGCAGACACGCCGCGGACGGCGCGGCGGTGCTGTTCGTCGGCCACCGCCTCGAAGAGGTGCGCAGGGTCTCCGACCGCGTCGTCGTGATGCGCAACGGGCGCAAGGTCGATGAGATGCCGGTGGCTGAGGCCACCGATGACAGGCTGATCAAGGCCATGGTGGGCCGCGACCTGTACTCGGCCATGTCCGACCAGCACGAAGACGCCGTCGAGAAGGAGGTCGTGTTCGAGGCGTCCGAGCTGACGGCGCCGGGTGTCGGCCCGGTGTCGTTCCGGGTGCACGCCGGGGAGATCTTCGGCATCGCCGGGCTCATGGGCGCGGGGCGCAGTCGCCTCGCGCACACCATCTTCGGCGCGATCCAGGGCGACGGCGGCACGATGGCGCTCGCCGGAAAGACGTATCGGCCGGCCGGCCCGCAGAGCGCGGTACGGCTGGGCATCGCTCTCGTGCCGGAGGATCGCAAGCTGCAGTCGATCGTGCCGAACGCGCCCGTGCAGTGGAACGTGACCCTGCCGACCCTGCAGAAGGTCGGCCGGGGCGGCGTGTTCTCGCCGAAGGCGGAACGCTCGTGGGCGACGCGGCTCCTCAACCTCACCCGTGTTCGGCTCACCGCGATGGGCGAGCCGATCCGTGCTCTGTCCGGCGGCAACCAGCAGCGTGTGGTCTTCTCGCGCTGGTTCGGCGTGGATCCCAAGCTGCTCGTGCTCGACGAACCCACCAGGGGCGTCGACGTCGGGTCGAAGGCCGACATCTACCAACTCATCGAGGAGGCGAGCGATCGCGGCGTCGCGGTCGTCGTCGTCTCGTCGGAGCTCGACGAGCTCTTCAGTCTCTGTGACCGCATCGCCGTGCTGCGGCGCGGCCGTATCGACGCGGTCTTCGACCGCGACCACTTCTCCAAGGAGGAAATAATGCGCAGTGCTACCGGAGTGGAGCAGGCGGCATGAGCGCCAAGACCGACGTCGCCGCGGCATCCACGGCGGGGAGCCCGCCGCCGGCGGGAGTGGTGCCGCCAGTGCCTGCCGAGCCGCACAAGAACTGGATGCGCCGACTCACCGAGGTGCCGGAGTTCGGCGTCGTCGCCGCGTGCATCCTGGTGTTCGTGGTGGTCACCGCGGTGAAGCCGAGCTTTGCCAACGGCGACAACCTGCAGGTGATCGGGCTCGACCTGGCCGACTACGGCATTCTCGCCATCGGCGTGACGTTCACGATTCTGACCGGCGGCATCGACCTGTCACCGGGTGCGATCGTCGCGTTCGCGTCTATGGTGAGCGCCGATCTCAACGCCAACGCGCATTGGCCCGTATGGCTGTGCCTGATCGTCTCGCTGGGCATCGGACTCGTGATCGGCTATCTGCACGGCTGGTTCGTGACCAGGCTGAATGTTCCACCGTTCGCGATCACGCTGGTCACGCTCACGGCGGCGGCGGGCGGCGCGCTCGCCCTCACCCAGGGCCAGCCGATCAGCGGGGTGTCCCCGTTCTACTCGACCCTGGTGTCCAACGGCGTGCTCGGTGTGCCGGTGCCGGTGATCATCTTCGTCGTGGTCGCGCTCGCCGCCTGGTTCTTCCTCGAGCGCATGTACGCGGGCCGGCAGATCTACGCCGTGGGCGGCAACGTCGAGGCCGCGCGGCTGGCCGGAATCCCGGTGAAGCGGCGCATCCTGCTCACCTACGTGGTCAGCGGCGGATGTGCCGGCCTGGTCGCCATCCTCGTCATCGGCCGCATCGGGGTCGGCGACCCGAGCGTCGGCAACGGCTGGGAACTGGATGCCATCGCCGCGGCCGTCATCGGCGGCGTGAGCCTCTACGGCGGCGAGGGTCGCATCGTCGGCGTGGTGGCCGGCGCGCTGCTGCTCATGCTCATCAACAACGCGCTGATCGTGCTCAACGTGTCGCCGTTCTACCAGCAGGTGGCGCTGGGACTCGTGCTCGGCGTCGCGATCGTGGCCGACCGCATCCGGGCCCTTCGACGAGGAAGGCCGCGACCCAGGAGACTCCCGCGATCCGTCACGGGCGCACCGCGGGAACCGGCGCCCAGCGCTCAATCCTGACGAATGCTCAGTCGCTGATCGAGAATGACCCATGACGATGACGTCGGGTCGGCCGTGCGCTGCCGGCCCGACGTCACGCGTCGGACCTTGAGGGAGAACCGCATGCCCGCCTTCGATGACGACCCCGTCATCCATGACGTGCGCAGCCGGGTGGCGTCGCTGCACGCGCAGCTCGTGCGCTACGGACTGGTGGTGTGGACGGGAGGCAACGTCTCCGGCCGAGTCCGCAGGGGCGGCGACCCGGGTGACGACCTGTTCGTCATCAAACCGTCCGGCGTCTCCTACGACGACCTGACCGCCGATGACCTGGTGCTCTGCGACCTCGACGGCAACGTGGTGGCGGGCACGCACGGGAGCGAGCGCGCGCCGTCCAGCGACACGGCGGCGCACGCGCACGTCTACCGCAACATGCCGGAGGTCGGCGGCGTCGTGCACACGCACTCCACCTACGCGGTGGCCTGGGCGGCGCGCGGTGAGGAGATCCCGTGCGCGATCACGGCGATGGCCGACGAGTTCGGAGGGCCTATCCCGGTCGGGCCGTTCGCGATCATCGGCGACGACTCCATCGGCCGCGGCATCGTCGAGACGCTGCGCGGCCACCGCAGCCGCGCCGTGCTCATGCGCGGCCACGGTCCGTTCACGGTCGGCGTGAGCGCCGAGGATGCCGTCAAGGCGGCGGTCATGCTCGAAGACGTGGCGCGCACGGTGCAGATCGCTCGCCAGGGCGGCACGGTCGTGCCGCTGCCCCAGGAGGCGATCGACGCGCTGTACGACAGGTACCAGAACGTGTACGGCCAGCAGACCGATGCCAGAAGGAGCGCCTCGTGACCGACGCCGAGCTTCCTGAGCGAGCGCAGCGAGTCGAGGGGTTGGAACCGGCGGCGCGTGCGGCCGCCGCCATCCTGGCCGGCCGCGCGGTGCTCGGCATCGAGCTCGGGTCCACACGGATCAAGGCGTGCCTGATCGGCGACGACCCCGCCGTGCCCATCGCCTCCGGTGGCCACGACTGGGAGAACGTGTTCGTCGACCGCCTCTTCACGTACGCGCTCGAGGATGTCTGGGCCGGCATCCAGGCCGCCTACGCCGACCTCGTGGCCGACGTGCGTCGCCGCTACGACGTGCAGCCGACGACGTTCGGAGCGATCGGCGTCTCCGCGATGATGCACGGTTACCTCGCCTTCGATGACAGCGGCGACCTGCTGGTGCCGTTCCGCACCTGGCGGAACACCAGCACGGGTCGCGCGGCCGCCCAGCTGAGTGAGCTGTTCGGGGTGAACATCCCGTTGCGATGGTCGGTCGCGCACCTGCGTCAGGCGATGCTCGACGAGGAGCCCCACGTGGGCGACGTCGCCTTTCTCACCACGCTGGCCGGCTACGTGCACTGGAAGCTGACCGGCCGCAAGGTGCTCGGAGTGGGGGATGCCTCCGGCATGTTCCCGATCGACCCCACGACGCGCGACTACGACGACGAGCTGTTGGCTCGCTTCGATGCGTCCGCCTCGAATCCATCGGTGCCTCCTCTGCGGTCCCTTCTTCCCGGGGTGTTGACGGCCGGCGCCGCGGCCGGCGAGCTCACCGCTGAAGGCGCCACGCTGCTCGACCCGAGCGGAACGCTGCTACCCGGCGTGCCGCTGTGCCCGCCGGAAGGCGATGCCGGCACCGGCATGGTGGCGAACAATGCGGTCTCACCGCGCACCGGCAACGTCAGCGCGGGCACGAGCATCTTCGCGATGGTGGTGCTGGAACGCGCGCTCGAGCATCCTCACCGCGAGCTCGACGTCGTGACGACGCCCGCCGGCGACCCGGTCGCCATGGTGCACTGCAACAACGGCGCCAGCGAGCTGGCGGAGTGGGCCGGCCTGTTCGGTCGATTCGCCGCGGCGGCAGGCACGCCGCTCGACCCCGACCGCGTGTTCGAGGTGTTGTTGCGCGAGGCGCTCAGCGGCGACCCCGATGCCGGAGGCCTGCTCGCGTACAACTACCTCGCCGGCGAGCCGATCACCGCCACCGACGAGGGGCGTCCGCTCGTCGTGCGCACGCCCGACAGCCGACTCTCGCTCGGCAACCTCATGCGCGCGCAGCTCTACGGCGTGTTCGGCACGCTCAGCCTCGGCATGCGCGCGCTCGTCGACGAGAAGGTCGAACTCGAGAGGATGCACGCCCACGGCGGTGTCTTCCGCACGGCGGGCGTCGCGCAGCGATTCCTCGCCGCGGCGCTGGATGCCCCCATCGCGGTCGCCGACACCGCGGCGGAGGGTGGGGCGTGGGGCATCGCCGCGCTCGCGGCCTACGCGCGCCGGGTGGCGGCATCCGAGTCCGACTCCGCGCAGCTTTCGCTGGCGCGTTTTCTCGACGAGACCGTGTTCCGGGACGCCTCCGTGCAGGTCGTCGCCCCTGACCCCGTCGACGTGGTCGGCTTCGCCGCCTACCTCGATCGCTACCGAGACGGCCTGGCCGTCGAGCGCGCGGCGATCGATGCCCTCTGACCCCATCCGCATGCACCTCCCGCACCTTTCTCTTAAGGACCACCGATGACCCGCACCCCGCTGACCACCTCCCCCGTCGCTCTCCCGTTCGATGCTCCGCATCGCACGGGTCCCTCACGCTCCGTGGGCCCATTCGACGGCTATGAGGTCTGGTTCCTCACCGGAAGCCAGCACCTCTACGGGCCGGAGACGCTCGCGCAGGTCGACGACCAGTCCCGTGCGATCGCCGACCGGCTCGGGATCGATGTACCGGTGAAGGTGGTGTGGAAGCCGGTGCTCACCGGGTCGGAGGAGATCCGTCGGGTCATGCTCGAGGCGAACTCGAGCGATGCCGTGATCGGTGTGATCGCGTGGATGCATACGTTCAGCCCGGCGAAGATGTGGATCACGGGTCTGGATGTGCTGCAGAAGCCGCTGTTGCATCTGCATACGCAGGCGAACGTGGAGTTGCCGTGGGCGGAGATCGACTTCGACTTCATGAACCTGAACCAGGCCGCACACGGCGACCGTGAGTTCGGCTACATCCAGACCCGTCTCGGCGTGCCTCGCACCACGGTGGTGGGCCATGTCAGCGACCCGGCGGTGAGCGGGCGTATCGCGACGTGGATGCGCGCGGCGGCCGGGTTGGCGGCATCCCGATCGCTCAAGCTCGCCAGGTTCGGCGACAACATGCGCTTCGTCGCGGTCACGGAGGGCGACAAGACCGAGGCCGAGCACGTGTTCGGCGTGCAGGTGAACACGTGGGCCGTGAACGAGCTCGCGGATGCCGTCGCCGGGGCTTCTGAGACCGACGTCGACGCGCTCGTGGCCGAGTACGAGGACCTGTACGACGTGGTGCCCGAGCTGCGGCGCGGGGGAGATCGGCATCAGTCGCTTCGGGACGGGGCAGCGATCGAGCTGGGGTTGCGCTCGTTCCTCGAGGAGGGCGGCTTCGGGGCGTTCACCACGAACTTCGAAGATCTCGGCGCCCTGAAGCAGTTGCCGGGCCTGGCGGTGCAGCGGTTGATGGCCGAGGGCTACGGGTTCGGTGCGGAGGGCGACTGGAAGACGGCGGTGCTGGTGCGCATCGCGAACGTGATGGGTGCGGGGCTGCCGGGCGGGGCATCCCTCATGGAGGACTACACGTACGACCTCACGCCCGGGCAGGAGCGCATCCTCGGTGCGCACATGCTCGAGGTGAGCCCGTCGCTGACCACGGCGAAGCCCACGCTCGAGATCCACCCATTGGGCATCGGCGGCAAGGATGACCCGGTGCGTCTCGTCTTCAACGCGGACGCCGGCCCCGCCGTCGTCGTGGCGCTGTCGGACCTGCGCGACAGGTTCCGGTTGACCGCGAACGTGGTCGAGGTCGTGGCGCCGTCGCAGCCGCTGCCCAAGCTGCCTGTCGGCCGTGCGGTGTGGATGCCGCAGCCCGACTTCCGCACGTCGGCGTGGGCCTGGCTGCAGGCCGGCGCCGCTCACCACACGGTGATGACGAACGCGGTCGGCATCCAGGCGTGGGAGGACTTCGCCAGGATGTCCGGTACCGAGCTCGTCATCATCGACGAGCACACCCGCCCGCGGGAGTTCGAACAGCAACTGCAGTGGAGCGCCGCCTACTACCGCCTTGCCAGAGGCATCTGAGCCACCCTGCCCCGCCGCACCCCGCCCGCCTGCCCGCACCACCTCGCCCGCCTGCCCGCCTTCCACCTCCCGAAAACAGGCAGGAGCGCGCTCTCCTCGCGGGAACAGGCACAATGCGCCTGTTCCCGCGAGATTTGCCTGCGGAGCCAGTCCGCAGGGAGTGCGACCAGGGCTCGCGATCGCGAACGATGACGGCCCCGCGAGCGCGACACGCCCGGGGTGCGGGCGCGATTTGCCCGCACCCCGCGGAGTCCGTAAAGTACTTACTTGTCACCCCAAAGGTGCGGAAAGCTTGAAAAGCTTCCGGCCTCAAGCGGGACCGATCCTCGGCCGAAGAGCTACTCCTTCACGGGAGAGAACCACTGGCCTGAGGCGAAGACCTTCCATTGCTCCAGACCTCGAGCCTTGCGCTCGAATCGTGGACGATGGTCGTACGGGAAGTCACCCCGACAAGTAGGCCGCGAGGCCGATGGTCAGGAGTGTCCGATCCTTGAGAACTCAACAGCGTGCACTATGTCATATGCCAATTAACCTCGGCATCAACGTTTTTGTTGGTGTTTGAGATTCCTTTGGATTAGATATTTTCGGATTGTCAGTTTGAGATTCGATTCTAGTCAGATCAGCTCGTCCAAGTTTTTTTTGCTTGGTGGGTGATATTTCCATGGTTCTGGTTTTTCCGGGGCTGTGGGTTTGTTCATTTATGGAGAGTTTGATCCTGGCTCAGGACGAACGCTGGCGGCGTGCTTTAACACATGCAAGTCGAACGGTGAACCTTGGAGCTTGCTCTGGGGGGATCAGTGGCGAACGGGTGAGTAACACGTGAGTAATCTGCCCCGGACTCTGGGATAAGCGCTGGAAACGGCGTCTAATACTGGATATGACCCATACAGGCATCTGTTGTGGGTGGAAAGATTTTTTGGTTTGGGATGAGCTCGCGGCCTATCAGCTTGTTGGTGAGGTAATGGCTTACCAAGGCGACGACGGGTAGCCGGCCTGAGAGGGTGACCGGCCACACTGGGACTGAGACACGGCCCAGACTCCTACGGGAGGCAGCAGTGGGGAATATTGCACAATGGGCGCAAGCCTGATGCAGCAACGCCGCGTGAGGGATGACGGCCTTCGGGTTGTAAACCTCTTTTGGTAGGGAAGAAGCTTTTCGGAGTGACGGTACCTGCAGAAAAAGCACCGGCTAACTACGTGCCAGCAGCCGCGGTAATACGTAGGGTGCGAGCGTTGTCCGGAATTATTGGGCGTAAAGAGCTCGTAGGCGGTCTGTCGCGTCTGCTGTGAAATCCCGAGGCTCAACTTCGGGCTTGCAGTGGGTACGGGCAGGCTAGAGTGCGGTAGGGGAGAATGGAACTCCTGGTGTAGCGGTGGAATGCGCAGATATCAGGAAGAACACCGATGGCGAAGGCAGTTCTCTGGGCCGTAACTGACGCTGAGGAGCGAAAGCGTGGGGAGCGAACAGGATTAGATACCCTGGTAGTCCACGCCGTAAACGTTGGGCGCTAGATGTGGGGACCATTCCACGGTTT from Humibacter ginsenosidimutans harbors:
- a CDS encoding substrate-binding domain-containing protein, translated to MHRKSGRRLLGVAVLAVGTAMVVAGCTSTATGSSGGSTSSSGANASGASQIKGSSSFNDAKLDELTKKIQDQLGSKDLSSVKIAMVTNGNSSYWNEAKAGWNAAMTWLKGKGASGQFEEPTQSTASAQVSLLETLTTQGYSGWGVSAVTAQSLTTPIDQAVGKGLNVIAFDSPLPGTKAEFYIGTPNTDAGCNAGKAMTQAIGSGDVVAISGSLTAANTQQRVAGFKKCMGSKVKVVQVLNDNQDVSTAVSSIQAAIQANPDIKGVYGVYSYDGGAAGQAVRAANKVGKITIVADDGEADTVADVKSGLIAASILQRPYYQGYMLAYALAADKALGHDATMSLFQPYFASSGTLSTGVGVMTKANESDFSDFWSKIGLKSQ
- the araA gene encoding L-arabinose isomerase yields the protein MTRTPLTTSPVALPFDAPHRTGPSRSVGPFDGYEVWFLTGSQHLYGPETLAQVDDQSRAIADRLGIDVPVKVVWKPVLTGSEEIRRVMLEANSSDAVIGVIAWMHTFSPAKMWITGLDVLQKPLLHLHTQANVELPWAEIDFDFMNLNQAAHGDREFGYIQTRLGVPRTTVVGHVSDPAVSGRIATWMRAAAGLAASRSLKLARFGDNMRFVAVTEGDKTEAEHVFGVQVNTWAVNELADAVAGASETDVDALVAEYEDLYDVVPELRRGGDRHQSLRDGAAIELGLRSFLEEGGFGAFTTNFEDLGALKQLPGLAVQRLMAEGYGFGAEGDWKTAVLVRIANVMGAGLPGGASLMEDYTYDLTPGQERILGAHMLEVSPSLTTAKPTLEIHPLGIGGKDDPVRLVFNADAGPAVVVALSDLRDRFRLTANVVEVVAPSQPLPKLPVGRAVWMPQPDFRTSAWAWLQAGAAHHTVMTNAVGIQAWEDFARMSGTELVIIDEHTRPREFEQQLQWSAAYYRLARGI
- a CDS encoding xylulokinase, which gives rise to MTDAELPERAQRVEGLEPAARAAAAILAGRAVLGIELGSTRIKACLIGDDPAVPIASGGHDWENVFVDRLFTYALEDVWAGIQAAYADLVADVRRRYDVQPTTFGAIGVSAMMHGYLAFDDSGDLLVPFRTWRNTSTGRAAAQLSELFGVNIPLRWSVAHLRQAMLDEEPHVGDVAFLTTLAGYVHWKLTGRKVLGVGDASGMFPIDPTTRDYDDELLARFDASASNPSVPPLRSLLPGVLTAGAAAGELTAEGATLLDPSGTLLPGVPLCPPEGDAGTGMVANNAVSPRTGNVSAGTSIFAMVVLERALEHPHRELDVVTTPAGDPVAMVHCNNGASELAEWAGLFGRFAAAAGTPLDPDRVFEVLLREALSGDPDAGGLLAYNYLAGEPITATDEGRPLVVRTPDSRLSLGNLMRAQLYGVFGTLSLGMRALVDEKVELERMHAHGGVFRTAGVAQRFLAAALDAPIAVADTAAEGGAWGIAALAAYARRVAASESDSAQLSLARFLDETVFRDASVQVVAPDPVDVVGFAAYLDRYRDGLAVERAAIDAL
- a CDS encoding L-ribulose-5-phosphate 4-epimerase, with protein sequence MPAFDDDPVIHDVRSRVASLHAQLVRYGLVVWTGGNVSGRVRRGGDPGDDLFVIKPSGVSYDDLTADDLVLCDLDGNVVAGTHGSERAPSSDTAAHAHVYRNMPEVGGVVHTHSTYAVAWAARGEEIPCAITAMADEFGGPIPVGPFAIIGDDSIGRGIVETLRGHRSRAVLMRGHGPFTVGVSAEDAVKAAVMLEDVARTVQIARQGGTVVPLPQEAIDALYDRYQNVYGQQTDARRSAS
- a CDS encoding sugar ABC transporter ATP-binding protein translates to MTLDSTVAQGGTISLRHVAKTYGETTVLSLDELDFHFGEVVGLVGENGAGKSTLLGVLSGMVEPDAGSEVIIGDESLRFGSPSASRSAGVAMVSQEFPLVDQLSVMENLTLGIRPPDARRFGYDSKAVAREARRMLDGIGLTISPAAMVSSLSVPARQMLEIAKAVGRPSRLLILDEPTSALGPIEADKVIDIARRHAADGAAVLFVGHRLEEVRRVSDRVVVMRNGRKVDEMPVAEATDDRLIKAMVGRDLYSAMSDQHEDAVEKEVVFEASELTAPGVGPVSFRVHAGEIFGIAGLMGAGRSRLAHTIFGAIQGDGGTMALAGKTYRPAGPQSAVRLGIALVPEDRKLQSIVPNAPVQWNVTLPTLQKVGRGGVFSPKAERSWATRLLNLTRVRLTAMGEPIRALSGGNQQRVVFSRWFGVDPKLLVLDEPTRGVDVGSKADIYQLIEEASDRGVAVVVVSSELDELFSLCDRIAVLRRGRIDAVFDRDHFSKEEIMRSATGVEQAA
- a CDS encoding ABC transporter permease; the protein is MSAKTDVAAASTAGSPPPAGVVPPVPAEPHKNWMRRLTEVPEFGVVAACILVFVVVTAVKPSFANGDNLQVIGLDLADYGILAIGVTFTILTGGIDLSPGAIVAFASMVSADLNANAHWPVWLCLIVSLGIGLVIGYLHGWFVTRLNVPPFAITLVTLTAAAGGALALTQGQPISGVSPFYSTLVSNGVLGVPVPVIIFVVVALAAWFFLERMYAGRQIYAVGGNVEAARLAGIPVKRRILLTYVVSGGCAGLVAILVIGRIGVGDPSVGNGWELDAIAAAVIGGVSLYGGEGRIVGVVAGALLLMLINNALIVLNVSPFYQQVALGLVLGVAIVADRIRALRRGRPRPRRLPRSVTGAPREPAPSAQS
- a CDS encoding LacI family DNA-binding transcriptional regulator — encoded protein: MAARTESDRPPSIRDVARVADVSYQTVSRVLNDHPNIRPETRQRVLNAMTELNFRPNRAARRLAMSRSQTVGVVASVQGSYYGPTSIISAFEDAARERGYATLLASPRTLDEDSLRDAIEHLIDEGVEGIVVLAPQARTADVIASIRSPLPIAVLQSDRVPADIGMSVDNHLGASIATRHLLALGHTRLAVVTGPADWVEADARARGFTETLTSAGLAPLAVVPGDWTAESGYLAYQELHGQGATAVFCSNDQMALGLIHAASEHGVRVPVDLSVVGFDDVPEAAHYLPPLTTIQQDFGELGRRAISTLLARLGGGDGEAHLPVPPRLVVRASTMLVHG